A DNA window from Mycobacterium sp. IDR2000157661 contains the following coding sequences:
- a CDS encoding HpcH/HpaI aldolase/citrate lyase family protein, which translates to MALAGPGVAWLFCPADRPERFEKAAAAADVVILDLEDGVAAEDREAARAALVDTPLDPARTVVRVNPSTTAEHHLDLEALGKTAYTTVMLAKTEEPQQVRDLAPLDVVVLIETPLGALAVNDLARTDNAIALMWGAEDLFAVTGGTANRYPDGSYREVARHVRSQTLLAAKAYGRLALDSVYLDIKDLDGLRAEVDDAVAVGFDVKVAIHPSQVAVIRDGYAPTEDQIQWASAVLARTESERGVFAHEGVMVDAPVLRRAERIVRLVPRD; encoded by the coding sequence ATGGCCCTCGCCGGCCCCGGGGTCGCCTGGTTGTTCTGCCCGGCCGACCGACCCGAGCGGTTCGAGAAGGCCGCTGCGGCGGCCGATGTCGTCATCCTCGACCTCGAGGACGGGGTGGCGGCCGAGGACCGCGAGGCCGCGCGCGCCGCGCTCGTCGACACCCCGCTCGACCCCGCCCGCACCGTGGTGCGGGTCAACCCGAGCACCACCGCCGAGCATCACCTCGACCTCGAGGCGCTGGGGAAGACGGCCTACACCACCGTCATGCTCGCGAAAACCGAGGAGCCGCAACAGGTCCGCGACCTCGCGCCGCTGGACGTGGTGGTGCTCATCGAGACGCCCCTTGGTGCGTTGGCGGTCAATGACCTGGCCCGGACGGACAACGCGATCGCGCTGATGTGGGGCGCCGAGGACCTGTTCGCGGTCACCGGCGGCACGGCCAACCGCTATCCCGACGGCAGCTACCGCGAGGTCGCCAGGCATGTGCGCTCGCAGACCCTGCTGGCGGCCAAGGCCTACGGTCGGCTGGCGCTGGACTCGGTCTACCTCGACATCAAAGACCTCGACGGCCTGCGCGCCGAGGTCGACGACGCGGTGGCGGTCGGGTTCGACGTGAAGGTCGCGATCCACCCGTCGCAGGTCGCGGTGATCCGCGACGGCTATGCACCCACCGAGGATCAGATCCAGTGGGCGAGTGCCGTGCTGGCCCGGACGGAGAGCGAGCGCGGCGTTTTCGCGCACGAAGGTGTGATGGTCGACGCGCCAGTGCTTCGGCGCGCCGAGCGCATCGTCAGGCTTGTTCCGCGGGACTGA
- the pdhA gene encoding pyruvate dehydrogenase (acetyl-transferring) E1 component subunit alpha, translated as MAGPVSSASTSREIEAVALEPIRLVAPDGTPTAETRYRRELPPETLAWLYESMVVTRDLDGEFVNLQRQGELALFASCRGQEAAQIGAAACLRKTDWLFPQYRELGAFLMRGITPAQIGAVWRGTWHGGLGFTDKCVAPIAIPIGTQTLHAVGAAMAAQRLGEDSVTLTYLGDGATSEGDAHEALNFAAVYRAPCVFFVTNNQWAISVPVDRQLAAPSIAHRAVGYGMPGVRVDGNDVLACFAVTAEAAQRARAGGGPTLIEAVTYRMGPHTTSDDPTRYRSAEEVDEWAARDPITRYRVYLGSIGVWTDRLEERVRTRSARLRADLRAAIVGAEEFGIAEVFDTVYRDITPDLAAQRDGLRAELAGEGLT; from the coding sequence ATGGCAGGGCCCGTTTCGAGTGCGTCGACCTCGCGGGAGATCGAGGCGGTCGCGTTGGAGCCGATACGACTGGTCGCCCCCGACGGGACGCCGACCGCCGAGACCCGGTACCGCCGAGAACTTCCCCCCGAGACGCTGGCCTGGCTCTACGAGTCGATGGTCGTCACCCGCGACCTCGACGGCGAGTTCGTCAACCTCCAACGCCAGGGCGAGCTGGCGTTGTTCGCCTCGTGCCGCGGCCAGGAGGCCGCGCAGATCGGCGCCGCTGCGTGCCTGCGCAAGACCGACTGGCTGTTCCCGCAATACCGCGAGCTGGGCGCCTTCCTGATGCGCGGCATCACGCCTGCGCAGATCGGAGCGGTGTGGCGCGGTACCTGGCACGGCGGCCTGGGCTTCACCGACAAGTGCGTCGCGCCCATCGCCATCCCCATCGGCACCCAGACCCTGCACGCGGTGGGCGCGGCCATGGCGGCCCAGCGGCTCGGCGAGGACTCGGTGACGCTGACCTACCTCGGCGACGGCGCCACCAGTGAGGGCGACGCCCACGAGGCGCTCAACTTCGCCGCGGTGTACCGGGCGCCGTGCGTGTTCTTCGTGACCAACAACCAGTGGGCGATCTCGGTGCCCGTCGACAGGCAACTGGCGGCGCCGTCGATCGCACACAGGGCCGTCGGCTACGGCATGCCGGGTGTGCGCGTCGACGGCAACGACGTGCTCGCCTGCTTCGCGGTGACGGCCGAGGCCGCGCAACGGGCCCGAGCCGGCGGCGGACCCACGCTGATCGAAGCCGTCACCTATCGGATGGGCCCGCACACCACCTCCGACGACCCCACCCGCTACCGGTCCGCCGAGGAGGTCGACGAGTGGGCGGCGCGCGACCCCATCACTCGCTACCGCGTCTACCTGGGATCGATCGGGGTGTGGACCGACCGGCTCGAGGAACGGGTGCGGACCAGATCGGCACGGCTGCGCGCCGACCTGCGCGCTGCGATCGTCGGCGCCGAGGAGTTCGGCATCGCCGAGGTGTTCGACACGGTGTACCGCGACATCACGCCGGACCTCGCGGCTCAACGCGATGGACTCCGCGCCGAACTGGCAGGGGAAGGTCTGACATGA
- a CDS encoding alpha-ketoacid dehydrogenase subunit beta — protein MTQIIERPAYHGGDEDRGPLLRPVPTVPTLTTAQAINRALHDAMASDDRVLVFGEDVATLGGVFRVTEGLTETFGAERCFDTPLAESGIVGIAIGMAIRGLVPVPEIQFDGFAAPAFDQIVSHLAKYRMRSRGDVDMPVTIRIPSFGGIGAVEHHSESTETYWLHTAGLKVVCPSTPSDAYWLLRQAISSRDPVIYLEPKRRYWTREPVDTTTSGLPIGRAAVRRSGADATVITYGPLVATALSAAELAEQQHDWNIEVLDLRTLNPLDFETLAESVRRTGRAVVMHEGPRTLGFGAELAARLQEELFYDLEAPVLRATGFDTPYPPARLEKLWLPGVDRLLDCVQRTLEQP, from the coding sequence ATGACGCAGATCATCGAACGCCCCGCCTACCACGGCGGCGACGAGGATCGCGGACCGCTGCTGCGGCCGGTGCCCACCGTGCCGACGCTCACGACGGCGCAGGCGATCAACCGCGCATTGCACGACGCGATGGCGTCCGACGACCGGGTGCTCGTCTTCGGCGAGGACGTCGCGACGCTCGGCGGGGTGTTCCGGGTGACCGAGGGGCTGACCGAAACATTCGGTGCGGAGCGCTGTTTCGACACCCCGCTGGCTGAGTCGGGGATCGTCGGGATCGCGATCGGAATGGCGATCCGTGGGCTGGTGCCGGTGCCGGAGATCCAGTTCGACGGGTTCGCCGCCCCGGCGTTCGACCAGATCGTCAGCCACCTCGCCAAGTACCGGATGCGCAGCCGCGGCGACGTCGACATGCCGGTCACCATCCGGATCCCGTCGTTCGGCGGCATCGGCGCCGTCGAGCACCATTCCGAATCCACCGAGACCTACTGGCTGCACACCGCCGGCTTGAAGGTGGTGTGCCCGTCGACGCCGTCGGATGCGTACTGGCTGCTGCGACAGGCGATCAGCAGCCGGGATCCGGTCATCTACCTGGAGCCCAAACGCCGGTACTGGACCCGTGAACCCGTCGACACCACTACGTCGGGACTGCCGATCGGGCGGGCCGCGGTGCGCCGCAGCGGCGCCGATGCGACGGTGATCACCTACGGACCGCTGGTGGCCACGGCGCTGAGCGCGGCGGAACTGGCTGAGCAGCAGCACGATTGGAACATCGAGGTGCTCGACCTGCGAACGCTGAACCCGCTCGACTTCGAGACGTTGGCCGAGTCCGTGCGCCGCACCGGCCGTGCGGTCGTCATGCACGAGGGTCCGCGCACGCTCGGCTTCGGTGCCGAACTGGCCGCGCGCCTGCAGGAGGAGCTGTTCTACGACCTCGAGGCTCCGGTGTTGCGCGCCACCGGATTCGACACGCCGTATCCGCCGGCCCGGCTGGAGAAGCTGTGGCTACCGGGTGTCGACCGGCTACTGGACTGCGTGCAGCGGACCCTGGAGCAACCGTGA
- a CDS encoding PE-PPE domain-containing protein, with translation MARAGEKRAGRWAMTAAAAGVATAVTGVAATMPGSISASLVDLSALIVVGSSTNPSGAGVESFFGGKFADPVYTGPSGDDIVYVNFLTGPFGIQQALDANAGEPNLVLASGWGAANASLLVLGDRADLDQTVFILDNDVARPDGGFGTRYPWFALIGVNPIPTPSDVPASAAVNIGYQYDYNSNAPADVLNPIAAVNSLVGYLYTRLNQAEVDLPVNADGSPSVSCNANTCALTVGGAVLDCADARCSSPTDRITAYVTQRDNTTYVTYTVEELPLTRLIRDVFGDQLADLVGPLLKLAVDSAYYGGNPIPRDPSAYRPARLMPSPAELVATATKIPGAIQEGLAAISSPPPPTTPPEATTTAVTATRTGANDDDSDAQSRPQLDLVRTSAKAVPGEIAIIDPDERSDLAATEEDSSADLGAADSSSSTGADPTATDTDTDTATDPSTEAADSSDDASGTNTGDAAA, from the coding sequence ATGGCGAGGGCCGGTGAAAAGCGGGCGGGGCGATGGGCGATGACCGCCGCCGCGGCCGGGGTCGCGACCGCTGTCACGGGGGTCGCCGCGACGATGCCCGGCTCCATCTCGGCGTCGCTGGTCGACTTGTCCGCCCTGATCGTCGTCGGCTCCTCGACCAACCCGAGCGGTGCAGGCGTCGAGAGCTTCTTCGGCGGCAAGTTCGCCGACCCGGTCTACACCGGTCCCAGCGGCGACGACATCGTCTATGTGAACTTCTTGACCGGCCCGTTCGGCATCCAACAGGCCCTCGACGCCAACGCCGGCGAGCCGAACCTCGTCCTGGCCTCCGGCTGGGGAGCGGCCAATGCAAGTTTGCTGGTACTTGGGGATCGGGCCGACCTCGACCAGACGGTGTTCATCCTGGACAACGACGTCGCCCGTCCCGACGGCGGGTTCGGCACCCGCTATCCGTGGTTCGCGCTGATCGGCGTGAACCCCATCCCCACCCCCAGCGATGTGCCCGCGTCGGCCGCCGTGAACATCGGCTACCAGTACGACTACAACTCCAACGCGCCCGCCGACGTCCTGAACCCGATCGCCGCGGTCAACTCGTTGGTCGGTTACCTCTACACCCGACTCAACCAGGCCGAGGTCGATCTGCCCGTCAACGCCGACGGCTCGCCCTCGGTGTCGTGCAACGCCAATACGTGTGCGCTCACGGTGGGCGGCGCCGTGCTCGACTGCGCCGACGCCCGCTGCAGTTCACCCACCGACCGGATCACTGCCTATGTCACCCAACGTGACAACACCACCTACGTGACCTACACCGTCGAGGAACTGCCGCTGACCCGGTTGATCCGCGACGTCTTCGGTGACCAGCTCGCCGACCTCGTCGGGCCGCTGTTGAAACTGGCCGTCGACTCGGCCTACTACGGCGGCAACCCGATCCCGAGGGATCCGAGCGCCTACCGTCCCGCGCGGTTGATGCCATCGCCCGCGGAGCTGGTGGCGACGGCGACGAAGATCCCCGGCGCCATTCAGGAGGGCTTGGCGGCCATCTCGTCACCACCCCCGCCGACGACGCCGCCCGAAGCCACGACGACCGCCGTGACCGCTACCAGGACCGGCGCCAACGACGACGACTCCGACGCCCAGTCGAGGCCGCAACTCGACCTCGTGCGCACGAGCGCGAAGGCGGTGCCCGGCGAGATCGCCATCATCGATCCCGACGAGCGCTCGGACCTCGCTGCCACCGAAGAGGATTCGAGCGCCGACCTCGGTGCGGCCGACTCGAGCAGCAGCACCGGAGCGGATCCCACCGCCACCGACACGGACACCGACACCGCAACGGACCCAAGCACCGAGGCCGCCGACAGCTCCGACGATGCCTCGGGTACAAACACCGGTGACGCCGCCGCCTGA
- a CDS encoding dihydrolipoamide acetyltransferase family protein produces the protein MSVREFLVPDLGEGLEDATVTAWSVAVGDDVALNQTLCTVETNKAEVEIPSPYAGRVVELGGSEGDTLAVGAMLVRIAVDAEPPARKRAPVLVGYGADDAMDTSRRLPTGSPRPRAKPPVRRLAAERGVDLAALNGSGPDGIVTREDVLAAADRPVPAPDMVAVSGVQAELAHRMTLSRSKIPDAHASVQVDGSNLLRLRDLLTARADDQAPITPFVLTLRLLTIALGHHPQLNATWIDTTDGPRIHRHSAVHLGFGVAAPRGLLVPVVDDAEAKTTRQLAAVVARLVRDARAGTLKPAELQGSTFTVSNFGALGLDDGVPVINYPEAAILGVGSLKPRAVVVDGDVVARPTMSLTCAFDHRVADGAKVAAFLGELRNLIEAPESALLDL, from the coding sequence GTGAGCGTTCGCGAGTTCCTGGTGCCCGACCTCGGTGAGGGGTTGGAGGACGCGACGGTCACCGCGTGGAGCGTCGCGGTCGGTGACGACGTCGCATTGAACCAGACGCTGTGCACCGTCGAAACCAACAAAGCCGAGGTCGAGATCCCCAGCCCGTACGCGGGTCGCGTCGTCGAACTGGGTGGCAGCGAAGGCGACACCCTGGCTGTCGGCGCGATGCTCGTCCGGATCGCGGTCGACGCCGAACCGCCTGCACGGAAACGCGCACCGGTGCTCGTCGGGTACGGCGCCGACGACGCGATGGACACCAGCAGACGGCTGCCGACCGGATCGCCGCGACCGCGGGCGAAGCCGCCGGTGCGCAGATTGGCCGCCGAACGGGGCGTCGACCTCGCCGCGCTGAACGGCTCCGGACCCGACGGCATCGTCACCCGCGAGGACGTCCTCGCCGCGGCGGACCGCCCGGTACCTGCGCCCGACATGGTGGCGGTCAGCGGTGTGCAGGCCGAGCTGGCACATCGAATGACGCTGTCGCGGAGCAAGATCCCGGATGCGCACGCCAGTGTGCAGGTGGACGGCAGCAACCTGCTGCGGTTGCGAGATCTGTTGACTGCACGAGCCGACGACCAAGCGCCGATCACCCCGTTCGTGCTGACCCTGCGGCTGCTGACGATCGCGCTGGGCCACCACCCGCAACTGAACGCCACCTGGATCGACACCACCGACGGCCCGCGGATCCACCGGCATTCCGCGGTGCACCTCGGCTTCGGGGTGGCCGCGCCGCGAGGCCTGCTGGTGCCGGTCGTCGACGACGCAGAGGCCAAGACCACCCGCCAGCTCGCGGCGGTGGTGGCCCGTCTGGTCCGCGATGCACGGGCGGGCACGCTCAAACCCGCGGAGCTCCAGGGCTCGACGTTCACGGTGTCGAACTTCGGCGCGCTCGGCCTCGACGACGGTGTGCCCGTCATCAACTATCCCGAGGCCGCGATCCTGGGCGTCGGCTCGCTCAAACCCCGAGCGGTGGTGGTCGACGGCGATGTCGTCGCCCGGCCGACGATGTCGCTGACGTGTGCCTTCGACCATCGCGTCGCCGACGGGGCGAAGGTGGCGGCGTTCCTAGGAGAGCTTCGGAATCTGATCGAAGCGCCGGAGTCGGCGCTGCTGGACCTGTAG
- a CDS encoding YchJ family protein — protein MDLAAPSNRECPGGNVLPYAACCEPLNDGVRGAATAEALMRSRYSAYAKGLADYLFRTWHPRTRPQHVTVDADVVWSGLEVEEVIDGG, from the coding sequence GTGGATCTCGCCGCACCGTCGAACCGCGAATGTCCCGGCGGCAACGTCCTGCCGTATGCCGCGTGCTGCGAACCGCTGAACGACGGCGTGCGTGGCGCCGCCACCGCCGAGGCGCTGATGCGGTCCCGCTACTCGGCGTACGCGAAAGGCTTGGCGGACTATCTGTTCCGGACATGGCATCCGCGGACCCGCCCACAGCATGTCACGGTGGATGCCGACGTGGTGTGGAGCGGTCTCGAGGTCGAGGAGGTGATCGACGGCGGCTAG
- a CDS encoding enoyl-CoA hydratase, which yields MSDPVLVHIEDRIAVVTVNDPERRNAVTFEISAALRSAVDAAEADPEVHALIVTGAGKAFCAGADLSALGEATGDGLRKIYDGFLAVANCALPTIAAVNGAAVGAGLNLALAADVRIAGPAALFDPRFQKLGIHPGGGATWMLQRAVGPQVARASLLFGMRFDAEAAVRHGLALQVADDPVTAARELAAGPAGAPRDVVLATKASMRATANPGVVDTDQHRIAVDVELGPQAASITSPEFQQRLAAARRR from the coding sequence GTGTCCGATCCGGTACTGGTCCACATCGAGGACCGCATCGCCGTAGTCACCGTCAACGACCCCGAGCGCCGTAACGCGGTCACCTTCGAGATCTCGGCCGCGCTGCGCAGCGCAGTCGACGCCGCCGAAGCCGACCCCGAGGTCCACGCGCTCATTGTCACCGGCGCGGGCAAGGCCTTCTGCGCAGGCGCGGACCTGAGCGCGCTCGGCGAGGCCACCGGTGACGGGCTGCGCAAGATCTACGACGGGTTCCTCGCGGTGGCCAACTGTGCGCTGCCCACCATCGCAGCGGTCAACGGAGCGGCGGTCGGCGCCGGACTCAATCTCGCGCTGGCCGCCGATGTGCGCATCGCGGGGCCGGCCGCGCTGTTCGACCCGCGCTTCCAGAAGCTGGGCATCCACCCCGGCGGCGGCGCGACGTGGATGCTGCAGCGCGCCGTTGGTCCGCAGGTGGCCCGGGCCTCGTTGCTGTTCGGCATGCGCTTCGACGCCGAGGCGGCGGTGCGGCACGGCCTGGCTCTCCAGGTCGCCGACGATCCGGTCACCGCGGCCCGCGAGTTGGCCGCCGGCCCGGCCGGTGCGCCACGCGACGTGGTCCTCGCTACCAAGGCGTCGATGCGCGCGACCGCCAATCCCGGGGTGGTCGACACCGACCAGCACCGCATCGCCGTCGACGTCGAACTCGGTCCCCAGGCCGCCTCGATCACCTCGCCCGAATTCCAACAGCGCCTCGCCGCCGCCCGGCGCCGGTGA
- a CDS encoding wax ester/triacylglycerol synthase family O-acyltransferase, translating into MSDVPELDAAGMPEELSPLDQILHRGEANPRTRSGIMTLEILDCAPDWETFRAKFENASRKVLRLRQKVVTPTLPTVAPRWVVDPDFNLDFHLRRIRVPEPGTFRQVLDFAEVAAQSPLDISRPLWTATLVEGLADGRAAMVVHLSHAVTDGVGGVEMFANLYDLERDPPPQEVPPLPIPQDLSPNDLMRQGINRIPGTVVGRVRHALFGAAHVANSVVRDPISRLSGVVGYAMSGARVLGPVADPSPLLRRRSLSTRSEAIDIEFGALHRAAKAGGGSINDAYLAGLCGALRLYHEAMGVPVDTLPMAVPVNLRSDADPAGGNRFAGVNLAAPIGLTDPEIRIHNIRSQMTSKREEQAIDMVGAVAPVIGLLPDAVLESMAGSIVNSDVQASNVPVYAGDTFIAGAKVLRQYGLGPLPGVAMMVVLVSRSGYCTVTTRYDRAAILDQPLWARCLLVGFDEVLALGGTARAEPASFTADVESPVTSSNGSAAQ; encoded by the coding sequence ATGAGCGACGTGCCGGAACTCGACGCGGCGGGCATGCCCGAGGAACTCAGCCCGCTCGACCAGATTCTGCATCGCGGTGAGGCCAACCCGCGGACCCGCTCGGGGATCATGACGCTCGAGATCTTGGACTGTGCGCCGGACTGGGAGACGTTCCGGGCCAAGTTCGAGAACGCTTCGCGCAAGGTCCTGCGCCTGCGGCAGAAGGTCGTCACGCCCACCCTGCCGACCGTGGCGCCGCGGTGGGTCGTCGATCCCGACTTCAACCTCGACTTCCACCTGCGCCGTATCCGCGTCCCCGAGCCGGGCACGTTCCGGCAGGTTCTCGACTTCGCCGAGGTGGCCGCCCAATCGCCGCTCGACATCTCCCGCCCGCTGTGGACGGCGACCCTCGTCGAGGGGCTCGCCGACGGCCGGGCCGCCATGGTGGTGCATCTGAGCCACGCCGTCACCGACGGGGTGGGGGGTGTGGAGATGTTCGCCAACCTCTACGACCTCGAACGCGACCCGCCGCCGCAGGAGGTGCCGCCGCTGCCGATCCCGCAGGATCTGTCGCCCAACGACCTGATGCGCCAAGGCATCAACCGCATACCCGGCACGGTCGTGGGTCGGGTGCGCCATGCCCTCTTCGGTGCGGCACATGTCGCGAACTCGGTGGTTCGCGATCCGATCTCCCGGCTGAGCGGTGTCGTCGGATACGCCATGTCGGGAGCGCGGGTGCTGGGCCCGGTCGCCGACCCGTCGCCGCTGCTGCGCCGCCGCAGCCTGTCGACGCGCAGCGAGGCGATCGACATCGAGTTCGGTGCCCTGCACCGTGCGGCCAAGGCGGGTGGCGGCTCGATCAACGACGCTTATCTGGCCGGGCTGTGCGGCGCGTTGCGCCTCTACCACGAAGCGATGGGGGTGCCGGTCGACACCCTGCCGATGGCGGTGCCGGTCAACCTGCGCTCCGACGCCGACCCCGCGGGCGGCAACCGGTTCGCCGGCGTCAACCTCGCCGCACCGATCGGGCTCACCGATCCGGAGATCCGCATCCACAACATCCGCTCGCAGATGACCAGTAAGCGCGAGGAACAGGCGATCGACATGGTGGGCGCCGTCGCGCCGGTGATCGGCCTGCTGCCCGATGCGGTTCTGGAGTCCATGGCGGGCTCGATCGTGAACTCCGATGTCCAGGCGAGCAATGTGCCGGTGTATGCCGGCGACACCTTCATTGCGGGCGCGAAAGTGCTGCGGCAGTACGGGCTCGGCCCGCTGCCGGGGGTGGCGATGATGGTGGTGCTGGTCTCACGTTCGGGCTATTGCACGGTGACGACCCGGTATGACCGCGCCGCGATCCTCGATCAACCGTTGTGGGCGCGCTGTCTGCTGGTGGGCTTCGACGAGGTGCTCGCCCTCGGCGGTACGGCGCGCGCCGAGCCCGCCTCGTTCACCGCGGATGTCGAATCGCCGGTTACCTCATCCAATGGGAGTGCAGCGCAATGA
- a CDS encoding acyl-[acyl-carrier-protein] thioesterase, protein MPANHVDHRLSPLPESGYVYRTAWRVATGDIDGDLHLRLDSVARYIQEVGAENLVDAGEAEDHPHWLVQRTVIDVIEPIEFPTEVSFSRWCSALSTRWCTMRVDLVGSDGGRIETEGFWIAINSKTLTPQRASDSLIARFATTTDEHRLKWRPWLRDLDSAGEVTPFPLRRTDIDIFEHVTNTAYWHAIHEVTAQAPDVCRAPYRAVVEYRRPIRYGEDVTIRWARREDGVHIALAVDDDVRAGALLRKL, encoded by the coding sequence ATGCCCGCCAACCACGTCGACCACCGACTCAGCCCGCTGCCGGAATCCGGCTACGTCTACCGCACCGCGTGGCGGGTCGCGACCGGCGACATCGACGGCGACCTACATTTGCGCTTGGACAGTGTGGCGCGCTACATCCAGGAGGTCGGCGCGGAGAACCTGGTCGACGCGGGCGAAGCCGAGGATCACCCGCACTGGCTGGTGCAGCGCACCGTCATCGACGTCATCGAGCCGATCGAGTTCCCGACCGAAGTGTCGTTCAGTCGCTGGTGCTCGGCGCTGTCGACCAGGTGGTGCACGATGCGCGTCGATCTCGTCGGCAGCGACGGTGGCCGTATCGAGACCGAGGGCTTCTGGATCGCGATCAACAGCAAAACGCTGACGCCGCAGCGGGCCTCGGACAGCCTGATCGCGCGGTTCGCCACCACCACCGACGAACACCGCCTCAAGTGGCGGCCCTGGCTGAGAGACCTCGACAGCGCCGGGGAGGTCACGCCCTTCCCTTTGCGTCGCACCGACATCGACATCTTCGAGCACGTGACCAACACCGCCTACTGGCACGCCATCCACGAGGTGACGGCGCAGGCGCCCGACGTGTGCCGGGCTCCCTACCGCGCGGTCGTGGAGTACCGCAGGCCCATCCGCTACGGCGAGGACGTCACGATCCGCTGGGCGCGACGCGAAGACGGCGTACACATCGCGCTGGCCGTCGACGACGACGTGCGCGCGGGCGCGCTGCTGCGCAAGCTCTGA
- a CDS encoding HAD-IB family hydrolase/lysophospholipid acyltransferase family protein, protein MTSENGQSRRTMRLPGSVAEIEASPAGPEVGAFFDLDGTLVAGFTGIVMTQERFRRRQMSVGEFIGMVQAGLNHQLGRSEFEDLIGKGARMLRGNSLDDIDELAERLFVQKIVSRIYPEMRELVRAHMARGHTVVLSSSALTVQVEPVARFLGIDKVLSNKFEIDEHGRLTGEVLRPVIWGPGKARAVQAFSAKNGVDLSKSYFYADGDEDVALMYLVGNPRPTNPAGKLAAVAAKRGWPVLRFTSRSGASPISQVRTAVGIASMAPIAAGAVGLGLLTRNKRTGVDFFTSTFGRTLMTTIGININVLGEENLTKERPAVFLFNHRNQADPLIAGRLVESGFTSVGKKELEKDPIVGTLGKIMDAAFIDREDPRKAVEGLKKVEELARKGLSILIAPEGTRLDTTEVGPFKKGPFRIAMSAGIPVVPIVIRNAEVIAARDSSTFNPGTVDVVVYPPIPVDGWTHDNLPERIEEVRQLYLDTLKDWPHDELRLPELYTRKRTPAKKAAKKGAKKAAKKSADKPASSAADKPPAAKAATRKSASKSTSKSASKSAKARPAAKGRP, encoded by the coding sequence ATGACTTCGGAGAACGGCCAGTCCCGGCGCACCATGCGTCTACCCGGCTCGGTCGCTGAGATCGAGGCGAGCCCGGCCGGCCCCGAGGTCGGGGCGTTCTTCGACCTCGACGGCACGCTGGTCGCCGGCTTCACCGGAATCGTCATGACGCAGGAGCGGTTCCGGCGCAGGCAGATGTCGGTCGGCGAGTTCATCGGCATGGTGCAGGCCGGTCTCAACCACCAACTCGGCCGCTCGGAGTTCGAGGACCTCATCGGCAAGGGTGCCCGGATGCTGCGCGGCAATTCCCTCGACGACATCGACGAACTCGCCGAACGGCTCTTCGTTCAGAAGATCGTCAGCCGGATCTACCCGGAGATGCGAGAACTGGTGCGTGCCCACATGGCTCGCGGTCACACTGTGGTGCTCAGCTCGTCGGCGCTGACCGTTCAGGTCGAACCGGTCGCCCGCTTCCTCGGCATCGACAAGGTCCTGAGCAACAAGTTCGAAATCGACGAACACGGGCGGCTCACCGGTGAGGTCCTGCGGCCGGTCATCTGGGGGCCGGGCAAGGCCAGGGCGGTGCAGGCCTTCTCGGCCAAGAACGGCGTCGACCTGTCCAAAAGCTACTTCTACGCCGACGGCGACGAAGACGTCGCGTTGATGTACCTGGTCGGCAATCCCCGACCGACCAACCCGGCGGGCAAGCTCGCCGCCGTCGCGGCCAAGCGCGGCTGGCCGGTGCTTCGCTTCACCAGTCGCAGTGGGGCCAGCCCGATCTCGCAGGTGCGCACCGCCGTGGGTATCGCGTCGATGGCGCCGATCGCGGCCGGTGCCGTGGGACTGGGCCTGCTGACCCGCAACAAGCGAACCGGTGTCGACTTCTTCACTTCGACATTCGGCCGGACGTTGATGACCACGATCGGCATCAACATCAACGTGCTCGGCGAGGAGAACCTGACCAAGGAGCGGCCTGCGGTCTTCCTCTTCAACCACCGCAACCAGGCCGACCCGCTGATCGCGGGCAGGCTGGTCGAGAGCGGGTTCACCTCCGTCGGCAAGAAGGAACTCGAGAAAGACCCGATCGTCGGCACTCTCGGCAAGATCATGGACGCGGCGTTCATCGACCGCGAGGATCCGCGCAAGGCGGTCGAGGGCCTCAAGAAGGTCGAGGAACTGGCGCGCAAGGGGCTGTCGATTCTCATCGCGCCGGAAGGCACCCGCCTCGACACCACCGAGGTGGGCCCGTTCAAGAAGGGTCCGTTCCGCATCGCGATGTCGGCCGGAATCCCGGTCGTGCCCATCGTCATTCGCAACGCCGAGGTCATCGCCGCTCGCGACTCGAGCACCTTCAACCCCGGCACGGTCGACGTGGTGGTCTATCCACCGATCCCGGTCGACGGCTGGACGCACGACAACCTGCCCGAACGGATCGAGGAAGTCCGCCAGCTCTACCTCGACACGCTCAAGGACTGGCCGCACGACGAGCTGCGCCTGCCCGAGCTCTACACCCGGAAACGCACGCCGGCGAAGAAGGCGGCGAAGAAGGGCGCGAAGAAGGCGGCCAAGAAGTCGGCCGACAAGCCCGCTTCGAGTGCGGCGGACAAGCCGCCGGCAGCCAAGGCGGCGACCAGGAAGTCGGCGTCGAAGTCGACATCGAAGTCGGCGTCGAAGTCGGCCAAGGCGCGGCCTGCGGCAAAGGGCCGGCCGTGA